The DNA window GGCCTAGCACTTTGGACACCAAATCGCAGACATAAACGTGATTTAAAAATTCGTGATGGCTTTATCGTTGTCGTGATGTTCTGGACTGCACTCGGTCTTGCAGGTGCGCTACCCTTTATTCTTGAAGAAGAAGTGCCCATCAGTATTAGTGATGCAATATTTGAATCCTTCTCAGGTCTCACCACCACCGGCGCAACGGTTTTAAGTGGTTTAGACGCCATGCCGCATGCAATTTTATGGTACCGTCAACAGCTGCAGTGGTTAGGCGGAATGGGGATTATCGTCTTGGCCGTGGCGATTTTACCGATGCTTGGTATCGGGGGTATGCAGCTTTACCGTGCCGAAATGCCTGGCCCAACCAAAGACAATAAACTGGCACCGCGTATCTCTGAAACCGCCAAGACCCTATGGGGTATCTATCTTGCACTCACCATCATTTGCGCTACTGCCTACTGGATGGCTGGAATGAGCTGGTTTGATGCGATTGGCCACAGCTTTTCCACGGTCGCGATTGGCGGGTTTTCTACCCATGATGCCAGTATTGGTTATTTCAACAGTGCGGTGATTGAGGCGATTGCGATCTTCTTTATGTTTTTAGCCGGCGCTAACTTTGCATTGCATTTTCGTGCCTTTCGCTCACTTGAAGCCAAACCCTATTTATTTGATCCAGAATTTCGCACCTATACGCTTGTGCTATTAACTGGAGTTGTGATTAGTACCCTTTATCTCTATTCACAACAAGTCTATGATACCCTGCTTGAATCCTTACGTTATGGCGCATTCATGACAGTATCGATTTCAACCACGACAGGGTTTGGTAATGCGGATTTTGCGATGTGGCCCGGTTTTTTACCGGTCATGTTGATTTTTATGAGTTTTATCGGCGGCAGTGCAGGTTCCACCGGCGGCGGCATCAAAGTTATTCGCTTCCTGCTACTGCTTAAACAAGGCGTGCGAGAAATTCAACGTCTAATGCACCCGAATGCATTGATGCCGGTTAAGCTCAATGGCCGTGCAATTTCCGAAAGAGTCATGTCTTCAGTCTGGGGTTTCTTTGCGCTCTATGTTGCTACATTTGCTGTGATAATATTGGCGTTGATGATGCTGGGGATGGATCAAGTGACCGCATTTTCTGCAACTGCGGCAACGCTAAACAACCTTGGACCAGGACTGGGTGAAGTGGCTGCAAACTTTGGCGGTATTAGCGACCCACAAAAATGGATTTTAACCCTGTCGATGCTACTTGGACGACTTGAAATCTTTACGTTACTAGTGATCCTAACCCGCACCTTCTGGCGCGCGTAAGGCAACAAATGCTTTGTTAGCTTTGAACCACAGAGATCGCGAAGAACATAACCGTTCTTCGTGGTT is part of the Thiomicrospira microaerophila genome and encodes:
- a CDS encoding TrkH family potassium uptake protein, with amino-acid sequence MQAKMIIKILGLLLMLYSLSLLPPITIALIYQDGALWAFVAAMMLTLAIGLALWTPNRRHKRDLKIRDGFIVVVMFWTALGLAGALPFILEEEVPISISDAIFESFSGLTTTGATVLSGLDAMPHAILWYRQQLQWLGGMGIIVLAVAILPMLGIGGMQLYRAEMPGPTKDNKLAPRISETAKTLWGIYLALTIICATAYWMAGMSWFDAIGHSFSTVAIGGFSTHDASIGYFNSAVIEAIAIFFMFLAGANFALHFRAFRSLEAKPYLFDPEFRTYTLVLLTGVVISTLYLYSQQVYDTLLESLRYGAFMTVSISTTTGFGNADFAMWPGFLPVMLIFMSFIGGSAGSTGGGIKVIRFLLLLKQGVREIQRLMHPNALMPVKLNGRAISERVMSSVWGFFALYVATFAVIILALMMLGMDQVTAFSATAATLNNLGPGLGEVAANFGGISDPQKWILTLSMLLGRLEIFTLLVILTRTFWRA